CTTCACCAATCAATAGTATTAGGAAcattgtgtgtatgtgtatgcgTGAATATctgttattataatcaaattataacgatatttcataaattttgttTGACTTCCAACAGTTCGGGATGGTTTTCGACAATGTTCAGCAGAATATTATCAATGTAAGCCCGTAACTGATCGTTCACCTCCTGTTGATCTTTCAAGGCGGTTTTCATCTGAAAACGATTAAAATCATCAGTAAAATaacccatatattttattattacattatgtaaataagaaaataaaaatgtacaacgtGCAGCCaagatagttattattattaccatttaatatttaaatggctTTAAGCATCTTCAGGTGacataaataaagaaaacattgaataaacactaaaataaaacataagtcTACaccaaaaagtttaaaagttaataaaaaataaagttgtacggtaataaaattgtgttcaatttatttacccattatgattaaaatgtattttataagattttatagtatagatatacTCATGAATAATgcattttgtttatacaatagttattaattctttttgatatttatgaatatattggaaattatcaattaattttctaatataacTATGAAATTAAGGGACACCGAGGCTATATTGTGGTTAATttagcattataatatgtacctagttaGAATATATTAAGCTCaagtgaaattgttttttttttatacctataatattattatattataatgtaataataattcaatcttttcgcaaataatataatatattgatttttaatgaaaaaattaaattatataacaattcccaaccaataaactaaatataaatgtaggtattacttGTGTTgtcaatcaaataaaataatacctaaataatcaaaaaaatcataaattaatatttatcagttTTAGTACGCATGCAACAAAGCATACACAAAACGTAATAAAATGTCAAGtgtgttatattaattaattccaTGCAAAAGgcttttgataatattgaattgttTGCAAATTCTTATCGCTTTTGAGTGTATGTGTACATCTCGTATATATATCGATTGTGTCGATCGACATTCCTATAAATTTGCGTCAacacaataaaaatgttgtaatcaTTCATTCAGGCTACTCGACGACACGGCAAAATGAATGTAAGAAGGCACCACCGTGACAATATTATCGATGTTTGTATTCCCGCAGCTACTCGACGACGAGACGACACCGATGACATTGAGTTAACGACCGCGACTAGATTAAATcgttttcaactactattgttaAACCCTCGGAATACGTACAATATCATGTCTATTAATCAATATTAGCCGATTCTATTTTTGCGGGTTTTATAAAGTACGATGTAATGTTATGTTGTGGTATAATTACCGGGTgcggttagaaaaaaaaattatgaaaaagcCAAACACTGTTAatttgatcaaaaaaaaaaaaacatattttagtaacCAAATTGAAATTACCTTGTTTATTTGCAAAGACGAGGGACTGTGCTGTGAAAaggagcaaaaaaaaataataattacatataatattacttcaaGTGTGTTGTTACATCaacattctacataatattattatattataacttataaggtgtatcataatattatcatttgcaTTTTGCACGCGTGTGATATTATTTGCTCATATTATTGCTCTATTATGTGTACTACTTCTACTTACATATTATGacaaattgtattaacataattcagGTTAGATGTATTATTTggtattgtttttgtttttttaacggtttaaaaaaatgttatttgtaagCACGGGTACGCGAGATTATTAGACATTTAGACGAACGacacgttaaaaaaatatattccaaaTATGAGTAACCATTAGTCGTGTATAATACAACAACACTTACGTCATCGTGAGTCAGTCCGTCGAGTTCGGACGCGAGGCTGGGCGACTCTGTCAATAGCAGCCTGCCTCTCTCGATGCCTTTGGCTATGGAGGAAGCTTGTAACTCGTCATAGGAGTCCTTCAATGCtgccgaaaaaataaaaataaaacatttgcaATTCACTCACTTTAACTTCTATAGGGTGTATGTTTTGCGATAAGAAAATCACcacgatataattatattacatattataatcttagTAGCAGTGAttttccacctttttttaaacacGGTCAACTTCGAAAAATGTTCAGGGCACATGTCTCAACAATGAACaactttttcttatttaatttttcagaacaaattgataaataaaattgtatgcattaatattaagaggacgctacacggatatttgttgtcttcgtcttacaagtgagtaacataccaaatttatgcTCAAGAGAAcgcgtttagctccgttagtttaaaaatcagGGTGAATCGATTACTTGATGGTAAGTAAAttatatgtgtatgtatgtggttttttactatagttcatttttttagtaagttatgcgtatataatatagcgtaaattaaaaatgctcataactcgcttgaaaactgaattatcgtaaacccacatacaaacccagataatgttcttaccataaAGTTTCATAAAAGGTctatttactcaatttttttaactaactgaGGTAAACGTGATATTATACACTTGTAAGGCGGAGATaacaaatatctgtgtagcatcctcttaagtgatttatatttaaagattgtAAAACCGATTATAAACAACTACTTTATAGATTACACTTACATCGATTCTGATGTTTTAGCGAATCCAGCTGGGCTGTAAGTTCAGTAACATACGGCGAAGGCGAATTTAGTTCGGCGATCATGGCTTCCTTTTCAAGTCGAGATATTTCCAACTCTTTGGTCAGACCTTCGatgatctataaatatatatacgacATACATGTAATATAAGAAATACAACCACACAAGGTACAAAAAATTCATTATATCAATACATAGTGTTGtcgttattaatgttttaattattataagcggAGACGGTTTTATATTGTTCTATACTGACCTCTTCGTTAGCCCTTTCTCTCTGTTTCAACTTCCTGAGTTCGGCCTCCAGAAGACGTATTTCATCTTTGAACGATTGAGCACCCACGTTGAGATCGCTTACACGTTGTTCCAACGAAATCTTTTCGGTTCGCATCGTCTCTAACGCGGACTTGCACTTTTCAGCCTCCAATCGTAAATTCTCGTTAGCCGACTCGATACTTTGAAGTCtatgaacaattataaaatatagtgtgaatttataactataaaatattataggaacCTATATTACTGCTTAGTTGCAAAAAAAGtgctaaaaaaatatccatGTCTATAccattaaagaatataatattatattgtacgataaataaatacactttaTACGAAAAATACGCATATAACTTATACAGCATTGATtactatgtttaaaaattaataaaaaagctttaaaatcgTTTCATTTATACGGCCTTAAACATTTCCTTATTATAAGTTAGCGAAACAATATCCATTCTTAACTATCGTTAAAAAAGGCAATTTCATAGCAATTATAACACTTAAAAATGTCACGTATTTCTTATAACAGAGTTTATTACTGCTGCAAAGAGTCATCAATTCATCCTTATATTCGTTCACACTACtgcaatttacaatataattatcctGAGAGTATCatacttacatttattaaaattaaattatatcatatacaataattatacactatactgcaactgattacataatataattaatataatatgtgtgattataatttgaattgacGTTATTAATTGTTAGAAATCAATcagaaattatgaatataacttttataagaataatgatttttttatatataacaatatattattatccctattatagtattatggtaataattcattactattaattaattttatgaaacgtgacattataatataatatatttaattacatgaCTATTAGAACACTGGATGGATACTAGTGATACTACACGACGAggcaaaaatgtaaatacgatGAAgccaatttatcattataaatataaaatttaagcCCATATGAGTATTAGTACCTGGCTATAATGACATATTGTGTTGTATTTACCTTATGGCACAATTATCGATATGCAATTGTTTTTCCCTATCAACCCGGGTGACGAGCTCCCTGTGTCTGCGTTCTTCGGACGCAAGCCGCTCCTCGCACCTGAGTTCGGTGTCGCGGAGCTGCTCTTCAAGCATGTGGACGCGGGCTTGGAGAGCGGCGTTCTCCTCCTTGGTACGCGCGTACCGTTCGTCCGTTAGGTGTTGATTGTCGGTCAGGGAATTCATCTGTTTCTGCAACACTTGTACCTGCAtatacacatacaaacacattataatttatacgacgACATCGGTTAGTGTAATTGTTGTAGTAATTACTTCGAATACAACACGCGAgtacttttaatatatattataatatgggtggTTAAAACAAAGGCGCATTGGTGtgacaatatacatatattatattacatacctataataagtaCATACGCAAACATTACGCACGCGAGTGATTATTAtaagtgtaggtaggtatagtaaaaaaaaaaatatgtaaaaatagtCATAAGCGAACGATGAGACGAAATTACTTTTTGCACGCCAAAAACATGCGAGTTTCGTGAAATTTTAGGCAATTTCAACACGTCGACTCCGATGGGGCCCGCGTCATAGGCGTTGCCCACAAATTCGAATTGTCCATCCCACATGTCGAACTCAAGCTCGGAGCAACAGTTTTCTAAAATGTCAGCCTTGTTCTTCAtggacgatgacgacgacgacgacgacatgaCAAACAACATAACTTCTTAAGAAAGTGACTATGCGAGCGTAAGTATGAGACTACGGTGTAATACACTGCGGACGGCCTTTTGGCCGATTTTCAGAATAGAAGCCATTTCGCTTAtcttaataatgaatattgataACGACAGCatcaattaactatattatcgAACGCGAGCGTGTATGTAAGTGTGTGGTGTGTGGACTATTGGAGCGTTTGTCGAGATATGACGTGTTTTTTTACTGAACTTTGATCACACTGCGTCGAGAGAATATGATGTGCACTCTAATAATATCGACGATGACTTATTTTGGCTCGgtgacaaaaattttttttttcccaaaaGTCGACTATAATTTCTTGAttcgtatattttatgtagCTGCCCAAGCCAAGCCACGTATATGCGCTTCAATGgacggaataataataacaattaaaataagacCGTAGTAAACAGACGATAAAAGTATGCTGTACCACACGCAGGCCCCTTACAACGGTGTTATTGTCGTTGATAAATATTTCGACACAATTTGCCCAACGATATagcgaaaaaaaaacgagagCGTACGCGAAAATGTTACCTCACTGACGACTAccattatacattatgtacgaCTATTCACTGTCGACACACTCACATACACAGACAGATAACAATATCGGGACCGACAGCGCGCATATACTACTgaacgatattattaaaaaaaaacctaatataataactcTACATcgttatatatatgtacagtatgatattatgtagtatacaCTAGTACTCTACTATgacattatgtacaattattcGTTCGTTAAACGATGATGACGATGGGCTTTTATCATCTGCGACCACCACGTTGGTCCCCTACCCAATATACACGTGGTTgccatatacttatatacagttGAGTATACGACTTGAAAACGTTCTATCACAAATTGTTGTCACTCATCGAATGCACCACTATAATCACTTTATATTACTGCTACGTATCCTATACAAATGACAACTACAATTTATAGTGTGTGCCGTAGCGAATTATTTTTTCtggcttgtattatattatattatattatgtttgataaaaattaaaagttaaggtTTTCGAAagcaaaccatttttaagggaTCGGATTTAGGAAATATTCTACATCCATCGTTAGTGCTGTGTGACTGTGTGTGTGAGTTCCCCGAATGCTCTATGTAATTAAACATACACTATGGCCGAGATTTTAGGAAATGTATGTACACGCAGTCACACGTTACTATATTttgcgataaaaaaatattcaactccCATGTGCCACAAAATTCCCAAAAAGCAGAAAAAAATTTCATCCAGTACCAAAAaccctattttaattttgaaaacatattttaattcctAAATCTCTTTTCTAGGTTGTGTAGgaaattgatttttgatttgttatattgtttaattagtataggtaatatcaaattattttttttcaaaattcactattttttagtattactaaaaaaaaaaatttgcattcTACAAAATACAGACAAAAACGGagaaattcttatatttttcgaatttaaaataagacttctggaagtaaatattttttctgcttattgatctaaaatctaaatgcacGAAAAAACGACTAGATTTCAACAGTCTTAATATAGTCATGTATTCTTGttggtaaattttaataatattcgaataaaaaattgaaaagttcTGTTCTACAACCCATAATGagataatgatatattaataaacacattAACCTATGGTTTAcattgtttacaataatattaataatttgttatattaaatgtaggtaccatagttgttaacataaatatatattcataaaaggAATAGATACACTTTATAAACAAAGGggtcataattatatattctagCATTGCAAAAACTAGAGAAACAAATTAAGTATGCCCCCCAGTGTGCATCACACTCGCGTACACTATACGGACACACATCCATTATTATTACGAGATAGTTAAAAGTTACAACTAATAGAAGCGAAACGATTAGCCGCGAGGACGATACTGCACAACCAAAAATACGGCGAC
The Metopolophium dirhodum isolate CAU chromosome 7, ASM1992520v1, whole genome shotgun sequence DNA segment above includes these coding regions:
- the LOC132949510 gene encoding rab11 family-interacting protein 4 isoform X4 — its product is MMAPKIQEDENIVNNNNKVDSPAFKLNIEDTAVHGGNTDSNSTNNSQFSSMSDEESYECYGEGDMDNSLPVNNVITNGVENPITNALGLKRNTWLRTSLRRTANGNSAEILPNRKWGSMRHSSSKRISSNALASDLYRSSSFNSSGRSSICDTPDDVYSDTSIEEDVHDLNNKVQVLQKQMNSLTDNQHLTDERYARTKEENAALQARVHMLEEQLRDTELRCEERLASEERRHRELVTRVDREKQLHIDNCAIRLQSIESANENLRLEAEKCKSALETMRTEKISLEQRVSDLNVGAQSFKDEIRLLEAELRKLKQRERANEEIIEGLTKELEISRLEKEAMIAELNSPSPYVTELTAQLDSLKHQNRSLKDSYDELQASSIAKGIERGRLLLTESPSLASELDGLTHDDHSPSSLQINKMKTALKDQQEVNDQLRAYIDNILLNIVENHPELLEVKQNL
- the LOC132949510 gene encoding rab11 family-interacting protein 4 isoform X1; this translates as MANNLSRLGRTHCHNGGWVYITKKKTQYKLQVSARMMAPKIQEDENIVNNNNKVDSPAFKLNIEDTAVHGGNTDSNSTNNSQFSSMSDEESYECYGEGDMDNSLPVNNVITNGVENPITNALGLKRNTWLRTSLRRTANGNSAEILPNRKWGSMRHSSSKRISSNALASDLYRSSSFNSSGRSSICDTPDDVYSDTSIEEDVHDLNNKVQVLQKQMNSLTDNQHLTDERYARTKEENAALQARVHMLEEQLRDTELRCEERLASEERRHRELVTRVDREKQLHIDNCAIRLQSIESANENLRLEAEKCKSALETMRTEKISLEQRVSDLNVGAQSFKDEIRLLEAELRKLKQRERANEEIIEGLTKELEISRLEKEAMIAELNSPSPYVTELTAQLDSLKHQNRSLKDSYDELQASSIAKGIERGRLLLTESPSLASELDGLTHDDHSPSSLQINKMKTALKDQQEVNDQLRAYIDNILLNIVENHPELLEVKQNL
- the LOC132949510 gene encoding rab11 family-interacting protein 4 isoform X2, which produces MANNLSRLGRTHCHNGGWVYITKKKTQYKLQVSARMMAPKIQEDENIVNNNNKVDSPAFKLNIEDTAVHGGNTDSNSTNNSQFSSMSDEESYECYGEGDMDNSLPVNNVITNGVENPITNALGLKRNTWLRTSLRRTANGNSAEILPNRKWGSMRHSSSKRISSNALASDLYRSSSFNSSGRSSICDTPDDVYSDTSIEEDVHDLNNKVQVLQKQMNSLTDNQHLTDERYARTKEENAALQARVHMLEEQLRDTELRCEERLASEERRHRELVTRVDREKQLHIDNCAIRLQSIESANENLRLEAEKCKSALETMRTEKISLEQRVSDLNVGAQSFKDEIRLLEAELRKLKQRERANEEIIEGLTKELEISRLEKEAMIAELNSPSPYVTELTAQLDSLKHQNRSLKDSYDELQASSIAKGIERGRLLLTESPSLASELDGLTHDDMKTALKDQQEVNDQLRAYIDNILLNIVENHPELLEVKQNL
- the LOC132949510 gene encoding rab11 family-interacting protein 4 isoform X3, translating into MTMVRSQVSARMMAPKIQEDENIVNNNNKVDSPAFKLNIEDTAVHGGNTDSNSTNNSQFSSMSDEESYECYGEGDMDNSLPVNNVITNGVENPITNALGLKRNTWLRTSLRRTANGNSAEILPNRKWGSMRHSSSKRISSNALASDLYRSSSFNSSGRSSICDTPDDVYSDTSIEEDVHDLNNKVQVLQKQMNSLTDNQHLTDERYARTKEENAALQARVHMLEEQLRDTELRCEERLASEERRHRELVTRVDREKQLHIDNCAIRLQSIESANENLRLEAEKCKSALETMRTEKISLEQRVSDLNVGAQSFKDEIRLLEAELRKLKQRERANEEIIEGLTKELEISRLEKEAMIAELNSPSPYVTELTAQLDSLKHQNRSLKDSYDELQASSIAKGIERGRLLLTESPSLASELDGLTHDDHSPSSLQINKMKTALKDQQEVNDQLRAYIDNILLNIVENHPELLEVKQNL